The proteins below are encoded in one region of Chiloscyllium plagiosum isolate BGI_BamShark_2017 chromosome 7, ASM401019v2, whole genome shotgun sequence:
- the LOC122551316 gene encoding gamma-crystallin S-1-like — MGKIIFYEDRNFQGRHYECSSDCADLSPYFSHCNSIRVDSDWWVLYEKPNYMGYQYVLTRGEYPDYQRWMGFNDCVRSCHSYPQYQGGSYRMRIYERPDFGGQMMEFMDDCPSVYDRFRYRDIHSCHVMDGYWTFYEHPNYRGRQYFMRPGEYRRYSDWGGYSSTVGSFRRMRDF; from the exons ATGGGAAAG ATCATCTTTTACGAGGACAGGAACTTCCAGGGGCGGCACTATGAGTGCAGCAGTGACTGTGCCGACCTGTCCCCTTACTTCAGCCACTGTAACTCCATCCGTGTTGACAGTGACTGGTGGGTGCTGTATGAGAAACCCAATTACATGGGATACCAGTATGTTCTGACAAGGGGAGAGTATCCTGACTACCAGCGCTGGATGGGATTCAACGACTGTGTCAGGTCATGTCACTCCTACCCACAG TACCAGGGAGGCTCCTACAGAATGAGGATTTATGAGAGGCCTGACTTTGgaggacagatgatggaattcatGGATGACTGTCCATCTGTCTACGATCGTTTCCGTTACCGTGACATCCACTCCTGCCATGTGATGGACGGTTACTGGACCTTCTATGAACATCCCAACTACAGAGGGCGCCAGTACTTCATGAGACCCGGTGAATATAGGAGATACAGTGACTGGGGAGGCTACAGCTCAACTGTAGGATCTTTCAGGCGCATGAGGGATTTCTAG